One Lutzomyia longipalpis isolate SR_M1_2022 chromosome 4, ASM2433408v1 DNA segment encodes these proteins:
- the LOC129795490 gene encoding endothelial zinc finger protein induced by tumor necrosis factor alpha-like isoform X3 yields the protein MAINFSASFAACLAAGLKVPRQIMYCISQDTGAPYVLYKDSQEAAERGALTAGQWGPDMYASMQQQSPQQAHIASQHTHNGVQLANAAQAAAQAAAQQNSSNVGPHSPPGDENGADQTHGTLSSPASSPYPQQQASQEIEDDVTISQVPAMQHQQQSQTQPSGVNQGGGGANGGGAQQNQQNQTQQPSPEQNMDLADGGQSQQAPGSATQNGGPPCFEPPQAELGGYYAPRHPGTPQGAMLAPPGFPPLHYLNKPGLLPGMGAGGMDQTGSSLDSFAMPDLLPGTHQMHQATHGPSGKSKGSDLRLFKCLTCGKDFKQKSTLLQHERIHTDSRPYGCPECGKRFRQQSHLTQHLRIHANEKPYSCAYCPRSFRQRAILNQHLRIHSDVSPHLIFKNGPIATLWPQDMPYPGPEDGPKDEQASAFGDDASQGTPESRACFSPDGANGTLQYPAYFKDAKGVNHSVFGSNIGSLQYLKQGTKSMLPDVIQHGRSAGMPLYVRCPICQKEFKQKSTLLQHGCIHIESRPYPCPECGKRFRQQSHLTQHLRIHTNEKPYGCIYCPRFFRQRTILNQHIRIHTGEKPYKCAQCGKDFRQKAILDQHTRTHQVGDRPFCCPMPNCRRRFATEPEVKKHIDNHMNPHSSKSRRGLSAMAAAAAAAAAETKATPFLSMDNKSNLIPRMGPVVKHELYFPQCYAPPFNQAFGGQQQAHAGSVATSVASIVANAANVANANAANGNTTATANGGGNNSTPVPPTNGATAAVAQ from the exons ATGGCCATAAATTTCTCAGCGTCGTTTGCAGCCTGCCTGGCAGCGGGCCTAAAGGTACCGCGTCAAATAATGTACTGCATCTCCCAAGATACTGGAGCACCGTATGTTCTTTACAAGGATTCCCAGGAGGCAGCAGAGCGTGGTGCATTGACGGCAGGTCAATGGGGTCCCGATATGTATGCGTCAATGCAGCAACAGAGCCCCCAACAAGCACACATAGCATCGCAGCATACGCATAATGGCGTCCAATTGGCCAATGCTGCACAAGCAGCAGCTCAGGCGGCAGCACAGCAAAATTCCTCCAACGTTGGACCCCATAGCCCGCCTGGAGATGAAAATGGAGCTGATCAAACACACGGAACACTATCAAGCCCCGCCAGTAGTCCATACCCACAGCAGCAAGCATCACAGGAAATTGAGGATGACGTTACAATTTCTCAG GTGCCAGCAATGCAGCATCAGCAGCAATCGCAAACGCAACCTTCGGGTGTTAAtcagggtggtggtggtgctaATGGAGGTGGTGCTCAGCAGAATCAACAGAATCAAACGCAACAACCATCACCTGAACAAAATATGGATTTGGCTGATGGTGGGCAGAGTCAACAAGCCCCTGGGTCAGcgacacaaaatggcggaccaCCGTGCTTTGAGCCACCACAAGCTGAGCTAGGTGGCTACTATGCACCCCGGCATCCTGGTACACCGCAAGGTGCTATGCTGGCACCACCGGGTTTCCCACCGTTGCACTACCTCAACAAACCTGGTCTCCTTCCGGGTATGGGTGCTGGTGGTATGGATCAAACAGGAAGCTCTCTGGACTCATTTGCAATGCCAGATCTCCTGCCTGGCACGCATCAGATGCACCAAGCAACCCATGGGCCAAGTGGCAAGTCCAAAGGAAGTGATTTGCGTCTCTTTAAATGCCTCACCTGCGGCAAGGACTTCAAGCAGAAGAGTACGCTGCTGCAGCATGAACGCATCCACACGGATTCACGACCCTACGGATGCCCAGAGTGTGGAAAACGCTTCCGGCAGCAATCGCATCTAACGCAACATCTTCGCATTCATGCCAATGAGAAGCCGTATTCGTGTGCGTATTGTCCGCGTAGCTTCCGACAGCGCGCCATCCTCAATCAACACCTTCGCATCCATTCGG ATGTCTCCCCTCACTTGATCTTCAAGAATGGACCAATAGCCACGCTGTGGCCACAGGATATGCCCTACCCGGGGCCCGAAGATGGGCCAAAGGATGAGCAGGCGAGTGCATTTGGGGATGATGCATCGCAAGGAACACCCGAATCAAGGGCTTGCTTTAGCCCAGATGGTGCCAATGGGACCCTACAGTACCCGGCGTACTTTAAGGACGCCAAAGGGGTGAATCACTCTGTGTTCGGTTCCAATATTGGATCATTGCAGTACTTGAAACAAGGCACAAAGAGTATGCTTCCGGATGTGATTCAACACGGACGATCAGCCGGTATGCCGTTGTACGTGCGCTGTCCCATCTGCCAAAAGGAATTCAAGCAGAAGAGTACCCTCCTCCAGCATGGCTGTATCCATATCGAATCCCGCCCATACCCATGCCCCGAATGCGGTAAACGCTTCCGTCAACAATCGCATCTAACGCAACATTTGCGAATACATACCAATGAAAAGCCCTACGGATGTATCTACTGCCCAAGATTCTTCCGTCAGAGGACCATCCTCAATCAG CACATTCGTATCCATACCGgtgagaaaccctacaaatgcgCGCAGTGTGGAAAGGACTTCCGGCAGAAAGCCATCCTGGATCAACATACAAGGACACACCAGGTA GGCGACCGTCCATTTTGCTGCCCAATGCCAAACTGCCGGCGACGTTTCGCCACTGAGCCTGAAGTTAAGAAGCACATTGATAACCATATGAACCCCCATTCTTCCAAATCACGCCGTGGCTTGAGTGCCATGGCGGCAGCAGCTGCTGCTGCGGCTGCCGAAACAAAAGCCACCCCCTTCCTATCAATGGACAACAAATCCAATCTCATCCCGCGAATGGGTCCAGTTGTCAAGCACGAATTGTACTTCCCACAGTGCTATGCACCACCATTCAATCAAGCCTTCGGTGGACAGCAGCAGGCACATGCTGGTTCAGTGGCAACATCTGTAGCGTCCATTGTGGCGAATGCGGCGAATGTGGCGAATGCAAATGCCGCGAATGGGAATACAACTGCCACCGCGAATGGTGGTGGAAATAATTCCACTCCTGTTCCACCAACAAATGGCGCCACTGCTGCCGTAGCTCAGTGA
- the LOC129795490 gene encoding endothelial zinc finger protein induced by tumor necrosis factor alpha-like isoform X4 codes for MAINFSASFAACLAAGLKVPRQIMYCISQDTGAPYVLYKDSQEAAERGALTAGQWGPDMYASMQQQSPQQAHIASQHTHNGVQLANAAQAAAQAAAQQNSSNVGPHSPPGDENGADQTHGTLSSPASSPYPQQQASQEIEDDVTISQVPAMQHQQQSQTQPSGVNQGGGGANGGGAQQNQQNQTQQPSPEQNMDLADGGQSQQAPGSATQNGGPPCFEPPQAELGGYYAPRHPGTPQGAMLAPPGFPPLHYLNKPGLLPGMGAGGMDQTGSSLDSFAMPDLLPGTHQMHQATHGPSGKSKGSDLRLFKCLTCGKDFKQKSTLLQHERIHTDSRPYGCPECGKRFRQQSHLTQHLRIHANEKPYSCAYCPRSFRQRAILNQHLRIHSDVSPHLIFKNGPIATLWPQDMPYPGPEDGPKDEQASAFGDDASQGTPESRACFSPDGANGTLQYPAYFKDAKGVNHSVFGSNIGSLQYLKQGTKSMLPDVIQHGRSAGMPLYVRCPICQKEFKQKSTLLQHGCIHIESRPYPCPECGKRFRQQSHLTQHLRIHTNEKPYGCIYCPRFFRQRTILNQHIRIHTGEKPYKCAQCGKDFRQKAILDQHTRTHQGDRPFCCPMPNCRRRFATEPEVKKHIDNHMNPHSSKSRRGLSAMAAAAAAAAAETKATPFLSMDNKSNLIPRMGPVVKHELYFPQCYAPPFNQAFGGQQQAHAGSVATSVASIVANAANVANANAANGNTTATANGGGNNSTPVPPTNGATAAVAQ; via the exons ATGGCCATAAATTTCTCAGCGTCGTTTGCAGCCTGCCTGGCAGCGGGCCTAAAGGTACCGCGTCAAATAATGTACTGCATCTCCCAAGATACTGGAGCACCGTATGTTCTTTACAAGGATTCCCAGGAGGCAGCAGAGCGTGGTGCATTGACGGCAGGTCAATGGGGTCCCGATATGTATGCGTCAATGCAGCAACAGAGCCCCCAACAAGCACACATAGCATCGCAGCATACGCATAATGGCGTCCAATTGGCCAATGCTGCACAAGCAGCAGCTCAGGCGGCAGCACAGCAAAATTCCTCCAACGTTGGACCCCATAGCCCGCCTGGAGATGAAAATGGAGCTGATCAAACACACGGAACACTATCAAGCCCCGCCAGTAGTCCATACCCACAGCAGCAAGCATCACAGGAAATTGAGGATGACGTTACAATTTCTCAG GTGCCAGCAATGCAGCATCAGCAGCAATCGCAAACGCAACCTTCGGGTGTTAAtcagggtggtggtggtgctaATGGAGGTGGTGCTCAGCAGAATCAACAGAATCAAACGCAACAACCATCACCTGAACAAAATATGGATTTGGCTGATGGTGGGCAGAGTCAACAAGCCCCTGGGTCAGcgacacaaaatggcggaccaCCGTGCTTTGAGCCACCACAAGCTGAGCTAGGTGGCTACTATGCACCCCGGCATCCTGGTACACCGCAAGGTGCTATGCTGGCACCACCGGGTTTCCCACCGTTGCACTACCTCAACAAACCTGGTCTCCTTCCGGGTATGGGTGCTGGTGGTATGGATCAAACAGGAAGCTCTCTGGACTCATTTGCAATGCCAGATCTCCTGCCTGGCACGCATCAGATGCACCAAGCAACCCATGGGCCAAGTGGCAAGTCCAAAGGAAGTGATTTGCGTCTCTTTAAATGCCTCACCTGCGGCAAGGACTTCAAGCAGAAGAGTACGCTGCTGCAGCATGAACGCATCCACACGGATTCACGACCCTACGGATGCCCAGAGTGTGGAAAACGCTTCCGGCAGCAATCGCATCTAACGCAACATCTTCGCATTCATGCCAATGAGAAGCCGTATTCGTGTGCGTATTGTCCGCGTAGCTTCCGACAGCGCGCCATCCTCAATCAACACCTTCGCATCCATTCGG ATGTCTCCCCTCACTTGATCTTCAAGAATGGACCAATAGCCACGCTGTGGCCACAGGATATGCCCTACCCGGGGCCCGAAGATGGGCCAAAGGATGAGCAGGCGAGTGCATTTGGGGATGATGCATCGCAAGGAACACCCGAATCAAGGGCTTGCTTTAGCCCAGATGGTGCCAATGGGACCCTACAGTACCCGGCGTACTTTAAGGACGCCAAAGGGGTGAATCACTCTGTGTTCGGTTCCAATATTGGATCATTGCAGTACTTGAAACAAGGCACAAAGAGTATGCTTCCGGATGTGATTCAACACGGACGATCAGCCGGTATGCCGTTGTACGTGCGCTGTCCCATCTGCCAAAAGGAATTCAAGCAGAAGAGTACCCTCCTCCAGCATGGCTGTATCCATATCGAATCCCGCCCATACCCATGCCCCGAATGCGGTAAACGCTTCCGTCAACAATCGCATCTAACGCAACATTTGCGAATACATACCAATGAAAAGCCCTACGGATGTATCTACTGCCCAAGATTCTTCCGTCAGAGGACCATCCTCAATCAG CACATTCGTATCCATACCGgtgagaaaccctacaaatgcgCGCAGTGTGGAAAGGACTTCCGGCAGAAAGCCATCCTGGATCAACATACAAGGACACACCAG GGCGACCGTCCATTTTGCTGCCCAATGCCAAACTGCCGGCGACGTTTCGCCACTGAGCCTGAAGTTAAGAAGCACATTGATAACCATATGAACCCCCATTCTTCCAAATCACGCCGTGGCTTGAGTGCCATGGCGGCAGCAGCTGCTGCTGCGGCTGCCGAAACAAAAGCCACCCCCTTCCTATCAATGGACAACAAATCCAATCTCATCCCGCGAATGGGTCCAGTTGTCAAGCACGAATTGTACTTCCCACAGTGCTATGCACCACCATTCAATCAAGCCTTCGGTGGACAGCAGCAGGCACATGCTGGTTCAGTGGCAACATCTGTAGCGTCCATTGTGGCGAATGCGGCGAATGTGGCGAATGCAAATGCCGCGAATGGGAATACAACTGCCACCGCGAATGGTGGTGGAAATAATTCCACTCCTGTTCCACCAACAAATGGCGCCACTGCTGCCGTAGCTCAGTGA